A section of the Engystomops pustulosus chromosome 3, aEngPut4.maternal, whole genome shotgun sequence genome encodes:
- the RAB23 gene encoding ras-related protein Rab-23, with protein sequence MLEEDMEVAIKVVVVGNGAVGKSSMIQRYCKGIFTKDYKKTIGVDFLERQIQMNDEDVRLMLWDTAGQEEFDAITKAYYRGAQACVLVFSTTDRESFEAVPNWREKVMAEVGDIPTVLVQNKIDLLDDTVIKNEEAEALAKRLKLRFYRTSVKEDLNVTEVFKYLADKYLQRLKQQNAEDSEIVHTSSNKIGVFNTAGGSHSGQKSSAINGGEVINLRPNKQRTKKSKSPFSSCTLL encoded by the exons ATGCTGGAAGAGGATATGGAAGTGGCCATTAAGGTGGTGGTGGTTGGGAATGGTGCTGTTGGAAAATCGAGTATGATTCAGAGGTACTGCAAAGGGATATTTACAAAGGACTATAAGAAAACGATCGGCGTGGACTTCCTGGAAAGACAAATTCA GATGAATGATGAAGATGTTCGCCTTATGTTATGGGACACAGCTGGTCAAGAGGAGTTCGATGCAATAACTAAAGCATATTATCGGG GTGCCCAAGCCTGTGTCCTGGTGTTTTCTACGACAGACAGGGAGTCATTTGAAGCGGTTCCCAACTGGAGAGAGAAGGTGATGGCCGAAGTTGGAGACATTCCCACCGTTCTTGTACAAAACAAAATTGACTTgttagatgacactgttattaaGAA TGAAGAAGCAGAGGCTCTAGCAAAAAGGTTAAAACTGCGATTTTACAGGACATCAGTTAAAGAAGATCTAAATGTTACTGAGG TTTTTAAATATTTGGCTGACAAATATTTACAAAGGCTCAAACAGCAAAACGCTGAAGACTCAGAAATTGTGCACACTAGTAGCAACAAGATTG GTGTATTTAACACTGCAGGCGGTAGTCACTCTGGTCAGAAGTCTAGTGCTATCAATGGAGGAGAAGTAATCAACCTAAGGCCAAATAAGCAAAGGACCAAGAAAAGCAAAAGTCCCTTCAGCAGTTGTACGTTACTCTAA
- the CEP43 gene encoding centrosomal protein 43, with amino-acid sequence MSAAEEDTELRDLLIHTLENNGVLNKIKAELRASVFLALEEQERAENKPSLINESLRQFLGTRDGRLVAGLLTDFLHYFHLDFTLAVLQPEACLPSAAEERTATARELGLAEAGRKAPLLVELLRRFQQRDAGTPGPLELPPGHLAEAQARFRLCSRESSGELGEQALRELFRELCPHFPRDMLDTYITGELERGAAVDEQRFQAMYRRLYLQCRSVVTREVLDEGDSHLQPISGQDDPRPEEDEDELGGDSFFDDPIPKPQKTYGWKEEGGGKMNGTPHSQSSPSGSPRAREARSTSEKMAAANEDDYLDDFHSSSQRSELSIGEDLDELSVEDLTASEHKLEELTLDNSASQLSDCADFTEDIS; translated from the coding sequence ATGTCTGCGGCGGAGGAGGACACGGAGCTGCGGGATCTGCTCATCCACACGCTGGAGAATAACGGCGTCCTCAACAAGATCAAGGCCGAACTGCGGGCGTCAGTGTTCCTGgcgctggaggagcaggagcgGGCGGAAAACAAGCCTTCCCTCATCAATGAGAGTCTCCGGCAGTTCCTGGGCACCAGAGATGGTCGCCTGGTGGCCGGGCTTCTGACAGACTTCCTGCACTACTTCCACCTGGACTTCACCCTGGCCGTGCTGCAGCCGGAGGCCTGCCTGCCCAGCGCTGCGGAAGAGCGGACGGCCACTGCCCGGGAGCTGGGGCTGGCGGAGGCCGGGAGGAAGGCGCCGCTGCTCGTGGAGCTGCTCAGACGCTTCCAGCAGAGGGATGCGGGGACGCCCGGGCCCCTGGAGTTGCCCCCGGGGCACTTGGCGGAGGCGCAGGCCAGGTTCCGCCTGTGTAGCCGGGAGAGTAGCGGGGAGCTGGGGGAGCAGGCGCTGCGGGAGCTCTTCCGGGAGTTGTGCCCGCACTTCCCCAGGGACATGCTGGACACGTACATCACCGGGGAGCTGGAGCGGGGGGCCGCGGTGGACGAGCAGCGCTTCCAGGCCATGTACAGGCGGCTCTACCTGCAGTGCCGCAGTGTGGTGACCCGGGAGGTGCTGGATGAGGGGGACAGTCACCTGCAGCCCATATCCGGCCAGGACGACCCCCGgccggaggaggatgaggacgagCTAGGGGGGGACTCTTTCTTTGATGACCCGATCCCTAAGCCCCAGAAAACGTATGGCTGGAAGGAGGAGGGCGGCGGCAAGATGAACGGGACCCCACACTCACAGAGCTCCCCATCAGGGTCACCCAGGGCCAGAGAAGCCAGGTCCACCTCCGAGAAAATGGCGGCCGCCAATGAGGACGACTACCTGGACGACTTCCACAGCAGCAGTCAGAGGAGTGAGCTGAGCATCGGGGAGGACCTGGACGAGCTGTCTGTGGAGGACCTGACCGCCAGCGAGCACAAGCTGGAGGAGCTCACCCTGGACAACTCTGCCTCCCAGCTGAGTGATTGCGCCGACTTCACGGAGGACATCTCGTGA